A genome region from Haliotis asinina isolate JCU_RB_2024 chromosome 11, JCU_Hal_asi_v2, whole genome shotgun sequence includes the following:
- the LOC137256512 gene encoding fibrinogen-like protein 1, with amino-acid sequence MMESLAQIRFQAGSYLPVIFIWVLLVVFSCSSEYREKLFTAMPGCSKDIILPVTPVNSDVVASQGQCLVNCLGDSSCMSVNLCEDPQTGRVCHKLPETSNGSCSDLEAAAGCVFLEPVNVCQHGGTYNDAVSRCDCYDDFTGSYCERRYRDCSEAYTGGMRGGSSDYRIVSIRPLNAPREYEVQCFLAYGGWTMVEERRSDCQNDYNKTWAEYKTGWATSCNIWLGLEALHYITNQRRANFDMIVRGTGSLNGQHYYTNFKIGEEASGYTLTYTGNHKHVSKASGNGFEYGGTNKHINGQRFATWDHPDPSGCAVSDGAGWWYGTECPDTNLHKKFDTSASASNVAQWIDDSGVLEKVDIVKTKIKVFS; translated from the exons ATGATGGAATCATTGGCACAGATCAGATTTCAAGCTGGGTCATATCTGCCTGTTATTTTTATTTGGGTACTGCTTGTTGTCTTCTCTTGTTCGAGTGAGTACCGCGAGAAACTTTTCACAGCTATGCCCGGATGTTCCAAAGACATCATTCTTCCGGTGACGCCTGTCAACTCTGATGTTGTGGCATCTCAAGGTCAGTGTTTGGTCAACTGTCTTGGAGATTCCAGCTGCATGTCCGTCAACCTCTGTGAAGACCCCCAGACAGGACGGGTGTGTCACAAACTACCTGAGACATCAAACGGGTCGTGTTCCGATCTGGAAGCGGCCGCTGGATGTGTTTTTCTGGAACCG GTGAATGTGTGCCAACACGGAGGCACGTACAATGATGCCGTGTCCAGGTGTGACTGTTATGATGACTTCACAGGATCCTACTGTGAGAGACGATACAGAG ACTGTTCCGAGGCCTACACAGGTGGAATGCGAGGGGGGTCATCCGACTATCGAATCGTCAGTATCCGGCCTCTGAACGCTCCGAGGGAGTACGAGGTGCAATGTTTTCTTGCGTATGGAGGGTGGACGATGGTCGAAGAAAGACGATCCGACTGTCAGAATGATTACAACAAGACATGGGCGGAATACAAGACTGGATGGGCAACATCATGCAACATATGGCTCGGACTTGAAGCTCTACACTACATCACAAACCAACGAAGAGCAAATTTCGATATGATAGTGCGTGGAACTGGTTCATTAAACGGACAACACTACTACACTAATTTCAAGATTGGCGAAGAAGCCAGTGGATACACTCTAACCTACACAGGTAACCATAAACATGTCTCCAAAGCCTCCGGGAATGGGTTTGAGTACGGAGGAACAAACAAGCACATCAATGGTCAGAGGTTCGCGACTTGGGACCACCCTGACCCCTCGGGGTGTGCTGTAAGTGATGGGGCAGGGTGGTGGTACGGGACTGAGTGCCCTGATACAAATCTCCACAAGAAGTTCGATACCAGTGCGTCTGCATCGAACGTGGCACAATGGATCGACGACTCTGGCGTTCTGGAAAAGGTagatattgtgaaaacaaagatAAAGGTCTTTTCGTAA